The Fusobacterium necrophorum subsp. necrophorum genome has a window encoding:
- a CDS encoding hemagglutinin repeat-containing protein — protein sequence MRNRFLKKAIAILFLIIHMTELFASNLIVDPNANHNTKLDKSSTGVPIVNVSTPNHRGISVNEFLEYNIGKEGQVLNNADNVGRSHLAGLIHANPNLAPNQAANLIVLQVNGSNRSQIEGYLEALSREKVDVILSNENGLYINNGGTINIKNFTTTTGKVSLKDGDIVGIDVETGRIAIGPKGLDVSNANYVEFLSKTLELAGNLVANAEVKVITGSNKIDKDGNIKKIESSTPVGVAIDASQLGGMYAGQIKIISTEKGAGVNSDAFIVSKNKRLEITADGKIKVNKVQGKGIEIQGKEYEQTGLAQSDLDINIKADSIKLHGDGTQAEKKINLDGNVENNSAIYTKETLYTKDLKNTSEIQVKKEIQIDGKLVSSGNIQANEKISVASNAENTGNISTGDKFSAKDTRTTGKLVAKNNIDVKNLTNDGVVATEAKVKIDGELKNSGEIQATNHIKVLSNVENTGDILTDGSVSAKDMKTTKKLLAKGKIEVANLENSGELVTNSSLTIDGKLENIGNIQAIGKISITQNAKNTGEIVTNNTFTAKDTVTTKKLIAKEGISVDTLESAGIVATDNKVDIKGNVINSGIIQAADRITVKKNVDNRGEIVTNGSFTAKDVKTTNKIMSKDDITIAKLENSGTVISNKKLNIDGSLTNSGEIQTLENIVVKENALNTGEILSNGSFTSKEVKNEKTISVSKDIHIGKLGNTGNVATAKNLNVNGKLTNSGNIQAVENISVIDNVLNKGTILTNGSFTSKDIKNEKKVSANKDITVSKLENTGNMVTNSKVTVNGTFMNDGEVKAMDHIAVTGNTTNNGSIVTNKNFTTKNLTNHQKIIVKEKMDTKNVTNTGTIASGDTFTVIGNLENTNRIESVNLDVTGKKLTNSGSMKADNISTKVTDIRNDGKIVSWNNITFSNAQNITNTNEITALKDIVANHTNLVNSGNIASNGKVLLNHSSITNTKKIASNIIEMQENRKYDNTGEIIGNEVSLASTKDLNLTGKLHGAQKLTISGKNISNDGETTGTGLTTITASNNFTNHKALSALTLTVRAAGDVVNNSMLSAGTVSVNGKNIENHDLISAAGNVTLTAENKVDNKAGKAIFAGQKLAIHAQEIKNNKKSELLGNDIELTADKVGNEVGTIKAFNNIKIKTDTFENIGEVKDLDQYESYYETWDGQIIEADQIDDWKRRNSDKASKRSNGHAGRHIRRKQRKAYERITKEVEKDQYKSLLFPEYTEYMKRYLGDEGEYTEKTGSAKIQTIPLKEKVRSKGETEHGKVFAGGNVIIEGKDGGKAREVFNQDSIISAGDTVKIDANKLENIVSIGEKVKVKTGEESMYIKLERTGKKPRKKVKMEVTYTRDFKNDYIIKKVPVLDKNGKQVYERRGLRKRPKYDKIPEYVGRYAYVTGSPSIIEGKHIVINPTSIVKHEIEDTNGKIIRDKAPKEIIVERKPYNEGIEKENTNVTVTANKNIENLNQINVKEELKKYGNVGTEGTIYNGNSGTNGEIAASTKGIEEIIKNGTINMDSSLSSALFIKNISPTSKYLLETRPKYINQKSFYGSDYFLSRIGYEETWDRVKRLGDAYYENELIDRSITEKLGTRFLHGKELSVKELMDNAAEEAKKNNLVVGKALTKEQIAKLEKDIVWYEYQEVNGIQVLAPKVYLSQNTLKNLNTDGRSRITGTENTYIRTGNLENTGFIGGYGNTYVEAKEINNRTLGNQLAEIRGNKTTILAQNNINNIGARISGNEHLNLVAVNGDIVNKSTVENIEFHNGEFAKSQFTKIDSIGEIVSHEDLNMLGNNYTSVGAITQAKNLNIHVVNDMNMKSQEVRGEQTFGKDDSQYNYYGLERNIGSHVKAENLNVTANNFNISGSAVIAKTADLKIDTLHIESKVEKEEEINKTSYKGFLKSGSKKETIHKEENSAGSLYVENKGTIKGDVNLVGSNLVLGKDSFVGGKLTTDSTELHSSYSLEEKKKGFSGSIGSGGFSIGYGKSEGKLKEKDVTNAKSNLVLGDGTVLNQGAEITATNLIHGQISINHGDVTYGARKDIHDVESSTKSSGINLSVRIKSPALDRAKQGIDSFKQMKSGDILGGIASSTNTVTGLVEGLSNNITKKDGSKATLKDIKDGDFKVNNNFYGNIGVNLGFNKSSSNTKSHNENAVVTTIRGKDKNSSITYNNVKNIDYVGTQAQNTKLIYNDVENMNKSAVALNNSYSSSSKSSGVSTGVTINYNNGFQAEANAVSISASKSNMNTNGTTYQNGLFVDVDEVHNNTKNMTLSGFNQKGGTVTGNIQNLTIESKQNTSTTTGSTKGGSLSISPSGVPSGSANYSKTNGERKVVDNASTFIIGDGSNLKVGKVENTAGAIGATGSGKLSIDEYIGHNLENADKSKTVGGSVGISTTGISSIGLDYSDRKQEGVTKNTVIGNVEIGKSSGDEINKDLGSMTEVTKDRDFKTNINIESQTIKYALNPSQFKEDVQIALIEGKATGRTVVKTIDNMINGDNSQDIGDAERRSLIEIKEAIVRVQTAPAMDIIAEEDLADKNVQARLKVEIEKFDPNDPSLSEKVRERLNELKAEGKEIVAFYDKTTGKIFINQNAKDEEVRASIAREYKIKEDLELGRGKANDKGQLRSTVAGEIAYDEIKDRLKKGDKNPISASSFDVAKMDKDSEVTSDLRDKNVQREFFNSLPYAAATSNGAWKINPKILKEMQGDKGEIEDFIFRPDFYVKSVDLLYAESEEGKKKIAIADSKIDSFNKNNPDREYYKIIDGRKKEVLIASNPKAKSYWYHFGKSFSAPFRTEGYGMNVHPNSSFTEDVKELTGIVFRGLNDLSKPFTLGIGSKLGDEKGRIRKRSNQYGTKEEVEGKQEFLKNSLESATDMVVTPITMKLVGTGIKILDKKMNYPKLTYDEYKFLKEYKYKPISGEITSKYEDVKTYRYNATINPGPLAEGKNPPVNNFYGGMYNDASNEGGVFVRIGDETYPYGSWYTKLPKNSEVQARIDLAIKKWWVNPNGEIRITEYGTDKSILDTLYYIEFPKGIPKYKGPVGYQGGLFLGGLNQEQYFIPNSKDFGEVIKSCPIK from the coding sequence ATGAGAAATCGATTTTTAAAAAAAGCTATAGCGATACTATTCTTAATCATTCATATGACTGAACTATTTGCAAGCAATCTAATTGTAGACCCAAATGCAAACCACAATACAAAACTTGATAAATCTAGTACAGGAGTGCCAATAGTAAATGTATCCACTCCTAATCATCGTGGAATAAGTGTAAATGAATTCTTGGAATATAACATAGGCAAAGAAGGGCAGGTTTTAAATAATGCGGATAATGTTGGAAGATCTCATCTCGCAGGTCTCATTCATGCCAATCCTAACTTAGCACCTAATCAAGCAGCTAATTTAATTGTCCTACAAGTCAATGGTTCCAATCGTTCTCAAATAGAAGGATATTTAGAAGCGCTAAGTAGAGAGAAAGTAGATGTCATTCTAAGTAATGAAAATGGGCTATATATCAACAATGGTGGAACTATCAATATTAAAAACTTCACTACTACTACAGGGAAAGTTAGTCTAAAAGATGGAGATATTGTTGGAATCGATGTGGAAACAGGAAGGATTGCGATAGGTCCTAAAGGTTTGGATGTTAGCAATGCCAATTATGTAGAATTCCTTTCTAAAACTTTAGAACTTGCTGGGAATTTAGTTGCCAATGCAGAGGTAAAAGTTATTACAGGTTCGAATAAGATTGATAAAGATGGGAATATAAAAAAAATTGAGTCAAGTACTCCTGTAGGGGTGGCAATCGATGCTTCTCAACTTGGAGGGATGTATGCAGGTCAAATCAAAATAATAAGCACAGAGAAAGGAGCCGGAGTCAATTCGGATGCTTTTATTGTGTCTAAAAATAAGAGATTAGAAATCACGGCGGATGGAAAAATAAAGGTAAATAAGGTACAAGGGAAAGGAATCGAGATTCAAGGAAAGGAATATGAACAAACAGGACTTGCGCAATCTGACTTGGATATTAACATAAAGGCTGATAGTATAAAGCTTCATGGGGATGGTACTCAAGCCGAGAAAAAAATAAACTTAGATGGAAATGTAGAGAATAACTCTGCTATATACACAAAAGAAACTCTATACACTAAGGATTTGAAAAATACTAGCGAGATACAAGTAAAAAAAGAGATACAAATAGATGGTAAATTAGTAAGTAGTGGAAACATCCAAGCAAATGAAAAAATATCAGTTGCTTCAAACGCAGAAAATACTGGAAATATATCAACAGGAGATAAATTTAGCGCAAAAGATACTAGAACTACTGGAAAATTGGTTGCTAAAAATAATATAGATGTTAAAAATTTAACCAATGATGGTGTAGTAGCAACTGAGGCTAAAGTAAAGATAGATGGAGAGTTAAAAAATTCTGGAGAAATACAGGCGACCAATCATATTAAAGTATTATCCAATGTAGAAAATACAGGCGACATCTTAACAGATGGAAGTGTTAGCGCAAAGGATATGAAAACAACTAAAAAGTTATTAGCAAAAGGAAAGATAGAAGTAGCCAACTTAGAAAATAGTGGAGAGTTAGTAACCAATAGTAGCTTAACAATAGATGGAAAATTAGAAAATATAGGAAACATTCAAGCAATAGGGAAAATATCCATAACTCAAAATGCAAAGAATACGGGGGAGATAGTAACGAATAATACCTTTACAGCTAAGGATACCGTTACTACAAAAAAATTAATAGCCAAAGAAGGAATTTCAGTCGATACATTGGAAAGCGCTGGAATCGTGGCAACAGATAACAAAGTAGATATAAAAGGAAATGTAATAAATAGTGGGATAATCCAAGCTGCTGATAGAATCACTGTAAAAAAGAATGTAGATAACCGTGGAGAAATAGTAACCAATGGCTCATTTACGGCAAAAGATGTCAAAACAACAAATAAAATAATGTCAAAAGATGATATTACTATAGCTAAGCTAGAAAATTCCGGGACAGTAATATCCAACAAGAAATTAAACATAGATGGAAGTTTAACGAATAGCGGAGAAATTCAAACATTAGAGAATATTGTAGTAAAAGAGAATGCTCTAAATACAGGAGAAATTCTAAGCAATGGCTCTTTTACATCAAAAGAGGTAAAAAATGAAAAAACAATCAGTGTAAGCAAAGATATTCATATAGGTAAATTAGGAAATACAGGAAATGTTGCAACAGCTAAAAATTTAAATGTCAATGGAAAATTAACAAACTCTGGGAATATCCAGGCCGTTGAAAATATTTCAGTGATAGATAATGTTTTAAATAAAGGAACGATCTTAACCAATGGCTCTTTTACATCAAAAGATATTAAAAACGAAAAAAAAGTAAGCGCAAATAAAGATATTACAGTCTCTAAATTGGAAAATACAGGGAATATGGTAACAAATAGTAAAGTAACTGTGAATGGGACTTTCATGAATGATGGCGAAGTGAAAGCAATGGATCATATAGCGGTGACTGGAAATACTACAAATAATGGGAGTATTGTAACAAATAAAAATTTTACTACGAAGAATTTAACGAATCATCAAAAAATAATTGTTAAAGAAAAAATGGATACAAAGAATGTAACAAATACCGGAACAATCGCTTCAGGCGATACATTTACTGTGATTGGAAATCTTGAAAACACAAATAGGATAGAAAGTGTAAATCTTGATGTCACAGGAAAGAAACTAACAAATAGTGGAAGTATGAAAGCGGATAATATTTCTACAAAAGTAACGGATATAAGAAATGATGGAAAAATAGTATCATGGAATAATATTACTTTTTCTAATGCACAAAATATAACAAACACGAATGAAATAACAGCACTGAAAGATATTGTAGCCAATCATACCAATCTTGTAAATAGTGGGAATATTGCTTCGAATGGAAAAGTATTGCTAAATCATTCCAGCATTACGAATACGAAAAAAATAGCTTCTAATATCATCGAAATGCAAGAGAATAGAAAATATGATAATACCGGAGAAATCATAGGAAATGAGGTAAGCCTTGCAAGCACAAAGGATTTAAACTTAACTGGTAAATTGCATGGTGCGCAAAAATTAACTATCAGTGGAAAAAATATATCAAATGATGGAGAAACGACTGGGACAGGTCTAACAACGATCACTGCGAGTAACAATTTTACGAATCATAAAGCATTATCAGCGCTAACTCTTACAGTAAGAGCAGCAGGAGATGTTGTAAATAATAGTATGTTAAGTGCTGGAACAGTCAGTGTAAATGGGAAAAATATAGAAAATCATGATTTAATTTCAGCAGCAGGAAATGTCACGTTAACAGCAGAGAATAAAGTAGACAATAAGGCAGGAAAAGCTATTTTTGCTGGACAAAAATTAGCAATTCATGCGCAAGAAATTAAAAATAATAAAAAATCGGAACTTTTAGGAAATGATATAGAATTAACAGCAGATAAAGTAGGAAATGAAGTAGGAACCATAAAGGCATTTAATAATATAAAGATAAAAACAGATACATTTGAAAATATCGGAGAAGTAAAAGACTTAGATCAATATGAAAGCTATTATGAAACTTGGGATGGACAAATCATAGAAGCTGACCAAATTGATGATTGGAAAAGAAGAAACTCCGATAAGGCTTCTAAAAGAAGTAATGGTCATGCAGGAAGACATATAAGAAGGAAACAAAGAAAAGCATATGAAAGAATAACAAAAGAAGTAGAAAAGGATCAATATAAATCTCTATTATTTCCAGAATATACGGAATATATGAAAAGATATTTAGGAGATGAAGGAGAATATACAGAAAAAACAGGAAGTGCAAAAATACAAACGATTCCATTAAAAGAAAAAGTAAGAAGTAAAGGCGAAACTGAACATGGAAAAGTATTTGCTGGCGGAAATGTAATAATAGAAGGAAAAGATGGGGGAAAGGCAAGGGAAGTTTTCAATCAAGATTCTATCATATCAGCAGGAGATACAGTAAAAATAGATGCCAATAAACTTGAAAATATTGTAAGCATTGGGGAAAAAGTAAAAGTAAAAACCGGGGAAGAAAGTATGTACATCAAATTGGAACGTACTGGAAAAAAACCTAGGAAAAAAGTAAAAATGGAAGTTACTTATACCAGAGATTTTAAAAATGACTATATAATAAAAAAAGTTCCTGTATTAGATAAAAATGGAAAGCAAGTTTATGAAAGGCGTGGATTGAGAAAAAGACCAAAATATGATAAAATTCCGGAATATGTAGGAAGATACGCCTATGTTACAGGTTCTCCAAGTATAATAGAAGGAAAACATATAGTCATCAACCCAACAAGTATTGTAAAACATGAAATTGAAGATACAAATGGTAAAATAATAAGAGATAAGGCTCCTAAAGAAATAATAGTGGAAAGAAAACCATATAATGAAGGGATAGAAAAAGAGAACACGAATGTAACAGTTACTGCTAATAAAAATATAGAAAATTTAAATCAAATAAATGTAAAAGAAGAACTAAAAAAATATGGGAATGTTGGAACAGAGGGTACTATATATAATGGAAATAGTGGTACCAATGGAGAAATAGCAGCCAGTACAAAAGGGATAGAGGAAATTATAAAAAATGGAACGATCAATATGGATTCCAGTTTATCCAGTGCTTTATTTATTAAAAATATATCTCCAACCTCAAAATATCTATTAGAAACAAGACCAAAATATATAAACCAAAAAAGTTTCTATGGAAGTGATTATTTCCTAAGTAGAATAGGTTATGAAGAAACATGGGATAGAGTAAAAAGATTAGGAGATGCTTACTATGAAAATGAACTGATAGATAGAAGTATCACAGAAAAACTGGGAACAAGATTTTTACATGGAAAAGAACTATCCGTAAAAGAACTCATGGACAATGCAGCAGAAGAAGCCAAAAAGAATAACTTAGTAGTAGGAAAAGCATTAACTAAGGAACAAATAGCAAAACTGGAGAAAGATATTGTATGGTATGAGTATCAAGAAGTAAACGGGATACAAGTCTTAGCACCAAAAGTATACTTATCACAAAATACATTAAAAAATTTAAATACAGATGGTAGAAGTAGAATCACAGGAACAGAAAACACCTATATAAGAACCGGCAACTTAGAAAATACAGGATTCATAGGTGGCTATGGAAATACTTATGTAGAAGCAAAAGAAATAAATAACAGAACATTAGGCAATCAACTTGCTGAGATAAGGGGAAATAAAACAACCATCCTTGCGCAAAATAATATCAATAATATAGGCGCAAGAATCTCAGGAAATGAACATCTAAATCTAGTAGCAGTCAATGGAGATATTGTAAATAAGAGTACCGTAGAAAACATAGAATTTCATAATGGAGAATTTGCTAAAAGTCAATTCACAAAAATAGATTCCATAGGCGAAATCGTGTCTCATGAAGATTTGAATATGCTTGGAAATAACTATACAAGTGTAGGGGCTATCACACAAGCTAAAAATTTAAATATACATGTAGTCAATGACATGAATATGAAATCCCAAGAAGTCAGGGGAGAACAAACATTTGGAAAAGATGATAGCCAATATAACTACTATGGATTGGAAAGAAATATAGGCTCTCATGTAAAAGCAGAAAACTTAAATGTAACAGCTAATAATTTCAATATATCAGGTTCAGCAGTAATAGCAAAGACAGCTGATTTAAAGATAGATACATTACATATAGAGTCAAAAGTAGAGAAAGAAGAGGAAATCAATAAGACATCCTATAAGGGCTTTTTAAAGTCAGGTTCCAAGAAAGAAACGATACATAAGGAAGAAAACTCAGCAGGAAGCCTTTATGTAGAAAATAAAGGAACAATAAAAGGAGATGTAAATCTTGTAGGAAGTAATTTAGTATTAGGAAAAGATAGCTTTGTAGGAGGAAAATTAACTACTGATTCAACAGAGCTTCATAGCTCATACTCACTGGAAGAAAAGAAAAAAGGATTTAGTGGAAGTATAGGAAGTGGAGGATTTTCTATTGGTTATGGAAAATCAGAAGGTAAGTTAAAAGAAAAAGATGTAACAAATGCAAAATCGAATCTGGTATTAGGAGATGGCACAGTACTCAATCAAGGTGCAGAAATCACAGCAACAAACTTAATACATGGACAAATAAGTATAAATCATGGAGATGTTACCTATGGTGCAAGAAAAGATATTCATGATGTAGAAAGCTCAACAAAGAGCAGTGGAATCAATCTATCAGTAAGAATAAAATCACCTGCACTGGATAGAGCGAAACAAGGAATAGATTCCTTTAAACAAATGAAATCAGGAGATATACTTGGAGGAATCGCTTCATCAACGAATACTGTAACAGGTTTGGTAGAAGGTTTAAGTAATAATATAACTAAAAAAGATGGAAGTAAAGCAACTTTAAAAGATATTAAAGATGGAGATTTTAAAGTTAATAATAATTTCTATGGAAATATAGGAGTCAATTTAGGATTTAATAAATCAAGTTCAAATACTAAATCTCATAATGAAAATGCAGTAGTAACAACAATAAGAGGAAAAGATAAAAATTCAAGTATAACTTATAATAATGTAAAAAATATTGACTATGTTGGAACACAAGCGCAAAATACGAAATTGATCTATAACGATGTAGAAAATATGAATAAAAGTGCAGTTGCATTAAATAACTCTTATTCATCAAGTAGTAAAAGTAGTGGAGTGTCAACAGGGGTTACTATTAATTACAATAATGGTTTCCAAGCAGAAGCAAATGCAGTAAGTATTTCAGCTTCTAAATCAAATATGAATACTAATGGAACTACTTACCAAAATGGTTTATTTGTAGATGTTGATGAAGTACATAATAATACAAAGAACATGACTTTATCAGGCTTTAATCAAAAAGGTGGAACAGTTACAGGAAATATACAAAATCTTACTATTGAAAGTAAACAAAATACATCTACAACTACTGGTAGCACAAAAGGTGGAAGTCTAAGTATTTCACCAAGTGGAGTGCCATCAGGAAGTGCAAACTATTCTAAAACAAATGGAGAAAGAAAAGTTGTAGATAATGCAAGTACCTTTATAATAGGAGATGGAAGTAATCTTAAAGTAGGAAAGGTAGAAAATACAGCGGGAGCAATAGGCGCAACAGGAAGTGGAAAGCTATCTATTGATGAGTATATAGGACATAACTTAGAAAATGCAGATAAATCAAAAACTGTTGGAGGTTCTGTTGGAATATCAACAACAGGAATAAGTAGTATAGGCTTAGATTATTCTGATAGAAAACAAGAGGGAGTAACAAAAAATACAGTCATAGGAAATGTAGAAATAGGAAAATCTTCTGGAGATGAAATAAATAAAGATTTAGGTTCTATGACAGAAGTAACAAAGGATAGAGATTTTAAAACAAATATTAATATAGAATCTCAAACAATAAAGTATGCTTTAAATCCAAGTCAATTTAAAGAAGATGTTCAAATTGCATTAATAGAAGGAAAAGCAACAGGGAGAACAGTAGTAAAAACAATTGACAATATGATAAATGGGGATAATAGTCAAGATATAGGGGATGCAGAAAGAAGAAGTCTAATAGAAATAAAGGAAGCAATAGTTAGAGTTCAAACAGCACCTGCAATGGATATTATCGCAGAGGAAGATTTGGCAGATAAAAATGTACAAGCTAGACTTAAAGTAGAAATAGAAAAGTTTGACCCAAATGACCCAAGTTTATCTGAAAAAGTAAGAGAAAGACTAAATGAGTTAAAAGCAGAAGGAAAAGAAATAGTAGCTTTCTATGATAAAACAACAGGGAAGATATTTATAAATCAAAATGCAAAAGATGAAGAAGTAAGAGCTTCCATAGCAAGAGAATACAAGATAAAAGAAGATTTAGAGCTGGGAAGAGGAAAAGCAAATGATAAAGGGCAACTTCGTTCAACAGTAGCAGGAGAGATAGCCTATGATGAGATAAAAGATAGATTAAAGAAAGGTGATAAAAATCCAATAAGCGCTTCAAGTTTTGATGTAGCAAAGATGGATAAGGATAGTGAGGTTACCTCTGATTTAAGAGACAAGAATGTTCAAAGGGAATTTTTTAATTCTTTGCCATATGCAGCAGCAACAAGTAATGGTGCTTGGAAAATAAATCCTAAGATTTTAAAAGAAATGCAAGGAGATAAAGGAGAAATTGAAGACTTTATTTTTAGACCAGACTTTTATGTCAAAAGTGTAGATTTACTTTATGCTGAAAGTGAAGAAGGAAAGAAAAAAATAGCAATCGCAGATTCTAAAATAGACTCATTCAATAAAAATAATCCAGATAGAGAGTATTACAAAATAATAGATGGAAGAAAAAAAGAAGTACTTATCGCGAGTAATCCCAAAGCAAAATCATATTGGTATCATTTTGGAAAAAGTTTTTCAGCACCATTTAGAACGGAAGGTTATGGAATGAATGTGCATCCTAATAGTAGTTTTACAGAGGATGTAAAAGAATTAACAGGGATTGTATTTAGGGGACTAAATGATCTTTCCAAGCCATTTACCTTAGGAATAGGTTCAAAATTAGGAGATGAAAAGGGAAGAATAAGAAAGAGAAGTAATCAATATGGGACAAAAGAAGAAGTAGAAGGAAAACAAGAGTTTCTAAAGAATTCCCTTGAATCAGCAACCGATATGGTAGTAACTCCTATAACAATGAAATTAGTTGGAACGGGAATAAAAATATTAGATAAGAAAATGAATTATCCTAAATTAACATATGATGAATATAAATTCTTGAAGGAATATAAATATAAACCAATTTCAGGAGAAATTACTTCTAAATATGAAGATGTAAAGACTTATCGTTACAATGCTACTATTAATCCTGGTCCATTAGCAGAAGGTAAAAATCCACCAGTTAATAATTTTTATGGTGGAATGTATAATGATGCTTCAAATGAAGGGGGAGTATTTGTAAGAATAGGAGATGAAACTTATCCTTATGGAAGTTGGTATACAAAACTTCCTAAGAATTCAGAAGTACAGGCGAGAATAGATCTTGCCATTAAAAAATGGTGGGTTAATCCTAATGGTGAAATAAGAATAACAGAATATGGGACTGATAAATCAATATTGGATACACTATATTATATTGAATTTCCAAAAGGAATACCTAAATATAAAGGTCCAGTAGGTTATCAAGGGGGACTATTTCTTGGAGGATTAAATCAAGAACAATATTTTATTCCAAATTCAAAAGATTTTGGTGAAGTGATAAAAAGTTGTCCTATTAAATAG
- the aspS gene encoding aspartate--tRNA ligase produces MTYRSHNLGELRKGNIGQVVTLSGWVDTKRDLGRLTFIDLRDREGKTQIVFDIDYTSRDIIEKAQKLRNEAVIKVVGEVKERASKNLNIPTGEIEVFVKELEILNQCEVLPFQITGIEENLNENIRLKYRYLDIRRPNMIQNLKMRHRMIMAIRNYMDQAGFLDVDTPILTKSTPEGARDFLVPSRINGGTFYALPQSPQIFKQLLMIGGVEKYFQIAKCFRDEDLRADRQPEFTQLDVEMSFVTQDEVMNEIEGLAKYVFKHVTGEEANYTFERMPYAVAMGEYGSDKPDLRFEVKLKDISDLAAKSSFKAFSSTVENGGIVKAIVAPKAFEKFSRKLLGEYEDYAKQYFGAKGMAYIKIAENGEISSPIAKFFREEEMKAILDRTGAEAGDVILIIADRVKTVHAALGALRLRVGKELGLIDRNAYKFLWVVDFPMFEYDEEEGRYKAEHHPFTSIKEEDMEKFLQGQTDNIRTDTYDLVLNGSEIGGGSIRISNTEVQAKVFERLSLSPEEAKEKFGFFLEAFQYGAPPHGGLAFGIDRWLMVMLKEESIRDVIPFPKTNKGQCLMTEAPGKVEEKQLEELFLCSTFQEEQ; encoded by the coding sequence ATGACCTATCGAAGTCATAATTTGGGAGAATTACGAAAAGGAAATATTGGACAAGTTGTTACTTTATCCGGATGGGTGGATACGAAAAGAGACTTAGGGAGATTAACTTTTATCGATTTACGAGATCGAGAGGGAAAGACTCAAATTGTTTTTGATATTGATTATACCAGTAGAGATATTATTGAGAAGGCTCAAAAATTAAGAAATGAGGCTGTCATTAAAGTAGTCGGAGAAGTGAAAGAAAGAGCAAGTAAAAACTTAAACATCCCAACCGGAGAAATTGAAGTTTTTGTCAAAGAGTTGGAAATCTTGAATCAATGTGAAGTTCTTCCTTTTCAAATTACAGGAATAGAAGAGAATTTAAATGAAAATATTCGATTGAAATATCGATACTTGGATATTCGAAGACCTAACATGATTCAAAACTTAAAAATGCGACATCGAATGATTATGGCAATTCGAAATTATATGGATCAGGCGGGATTTTTGGATGTGGATACTCCCATTTTAACAAAATCGACTCCGGAAGGAGCAAGAGATTTCTTAGTTCCAAGCAGAATCAACGGAGGAACTTTTTATGCTTTACCGCAATCTCCACAAATCTTCAAACAATTGTTGATGATTGGAGGAGTGGAGAAGTACTTCCAAATTGCGAAATGTTTTCGAGATGAAGATTTAAGAGCGGATAGGCAACCTGAATTTACACAATTGGATGTAGAAATGTCTTTCGTAACACAAGATGAGGTAATGAATGAGATAGAAGGTCTGGCGAAATATGTTTTCAAACATGTAACGGGAGAAGAAGCGAATTACACTTTTGAAAGAATGCCTTATGCGGTTGCTATGGGGGAATATGGTTCCGATAAGCCGGATTTGCGTTTTGAAGTAAAATTAAAAGACATATCCGATTTGGCGGCAAAGTCTTCCTTTAAAGCTTTCAGTTCCACTGTTGAAAATGGCGGAATCGTAAAAGCCATTGTTGCTCCGAAAGCCTTTGAAAAATTTTCTCGAAAGCTTTTAGGAGAATATGAAGATTATGCAAAACAATATTTTGGAGCAAAAGGAATGGCGTATATTAAAATAGCGGAAAATGGAGAGATTTCTTCGCCAATTGCAAAATTCTTCCGGGAAGAAGAAATGAAAGCTATTTTGGATAGAACGGGAGCCGAAGCCGGCGATGTTATTTTAATCATTGCAGATAGAGTGAAAACAGTGCATGCAGCCTTAGGGGCTTTGAGACTTCGAGTCGGAAAAGAATTGGGACTTATTGATAGAAATGCTTATAAATTCCTATGGGTTGTGGATTTCCCAATGTTTGAATATGATGAGGAAGAGGGAAGATACAAGGCGGAACATCATCCTTTTACTTCTATCAAAGAGGAAGATATGGAAAAATTCTTACAGGGGCAAACCGATAATATTCGAACCGATACCTATGATTTGGTTTTAAACGGTTCTGAAATTGGAGGAGGTTCGATTCGTATTTCCAATACGGAAGTACAAGCTAAAGTGTTTGAACGATTGAGCTTAAGTCCGGAAGAAGCAAAAGAAAAGTTCGGCTTCTTCTTAGAGGCTTTCCAATATGGAGCACCTCCTCATGGAGGATTGGCTTTCGGAATTGACAGATGGCTTATGGTTATGTTGAAAGAAGAATCCATTCGGGATGTCATTCCATTCCCGAAAACAAATAAGGGGCAATGTTTGATGACAGAGGCACCGGGAAAAGTGGAAGAGAAACAATTGGAAGAACTGTTCCTATGTTCTACCTTCCAAGAAGAACAATAG